In Canis lupus dingo isolate Sandy chromosome 12, ASM325472v2, whole genome shotgun sequence, the following proteins share a genomic window:
- the SLC35A1 gene encoding CMP-sialic acid transporter isoform X1, with amino-acid sequence MLNKHLKDIFLHGCQVVFLVGELTIIIKALPGTLSGVVYHARMRSPISKNVSLLFKFYCLAVMTLVAAAYTIALRYTRTSDKELYFSTTAVCITEVIKLLLSVGILAKEAGSLGRFKASLKENVLGSPKELMKLSVPSLVYAVQNNMAFLALSNLDAAVYQVTYQLKIPCTALCTVLMLNRTLSKLQWISVFMLCGGVILVQWKPAQATKVVVEQNPLLGFGAIAVAVLCSGFAGVYFEKVLKSSDTSLWVRNIQMYLSGIVVTLVGVYLSDGAEINEKGFFYGYTYYVWFVIFLASVGGLYTSVVVKYTDNIMKGFSAAAAIVLSTFASVMLFGLQITLTFALGTLLVCVSIYLYGLPRQDTTSIQQGEIASKERVGGV; translated from the exons ATGTTAAACAAACACTTAAAGGATATCTTCCTGCATGGGTGCCAAGTTGTTTTCCTGGTCGGGGAACTCACGATTATCATTAAAGCCCTGCCAGGGACATTGTCTGGAGTTGTGTATCACGCTCGTATGCGTTCTCCCATTTCGA aaaatgtcaGTTTATTATTCAAGTTCTACTGCTTGGCAGTGATGACCCTGGTGGCTGCAGCTTATACCATAGCTTTAAGATACACAAGGACATCAGACAAAGAACTCTACTTTTCAACCACAGCCGTGTGTATCACAGAAGTTATAAAGTTACTGCTAAGTGTGGGAATTTTAGCTAA agaaGCTGGTAGTCTGGGTAGATTCAAggcatctttaaaagaaaatgtcttggGGAGCCCCAAGGAACTGATGAAGTTAAGTGTACCATCATTAGTGTATGCTGTTCAGAACAATATGGCTTTCCTAGCTCTTAGCAATCTGGATGCAGCAGTATACCAG gTGACCTATCAATTGAAGATTCCCTGCACTGCTTTATGTACTGTTTTAATGTTAAACCGGACACTCAGCAAATTACAGTGGATTTCAGTTTTTATGCTGTGTGGTGGAGTCATACTTGTACAGTGGAAGCCAGCCCAAGCTACAAAAGTTGTG GTGGAACAGAATCCATTGTTAGGGTTTGGCGCTATAGCTGTTGCTGTATTGTGCTCAGGATTTGCAG gagtgtattttgaaaaagttttaaagagTTCAGATACTTCCCTTTGGGTGAGAAACATTCAAATGTATCTCTCAGGGATTGTTGTGACATTAGTTGGCGTCTACTTGTCAGATGGAgctgaaattaatgaaaaaggATTTTTCTATGGTTACACATATTATGTATGGTTTGTCATCT TTCTTGCAAGTGTTGGAGGCCTCTACACTTCCGTTGTGGTCAAGTACACAGACAACATCATGAAGGGTTTTTCTGCGGCAGCAGCCATTGTCCTTTCTACCTTTGCTTCAGTGATGCTGTTTGGGTTACAGATAA cactcaCCTTTGCTCTGGGCACTCTTCTTGTATGTGTTTCTATATATCTGTATGGATTACCCAGACAAGACACTACATCCATCCAACAAGGAGAAATAGCTTCAAAAGAGAGAGTTGGTGGTGTATGA
- the SLC35A1 gene encoding CMP-sialic acid transporter isoform X2: MAAPRENVSLLFKFYCLAVMTLVAAAYTIALRYTRTSDKELYFSTTAVCITEVIKLLLSVGILAKEAGSLGRFKASLKENVLGSPKELMKLSVPSLVYAVQNNMAFLALSNLDAAVYQVTYQLKIPCTALCTVLMLNRTLSKLQWISVFMLCGGVILVQWKPAQATKVVVEQNPLLGFGAIAVAVLCSGFAGVYFEKVLKSSDTSLWVRNIQMYLSGIVVTLVGVYLSDGAEINEKGFFYGYTYYVWFVIFLASVGGLYTSVVVKYTDNIMKGFSAAAAIVLSTFASVMLFGLQITLTFALGTLLVCVSIYLYGLPRQDTTSIQQGEIASKERVGGV; encoded by the exons ATGGCTGCCCCAAGAG aaaatgtcaGTTTATTATTCAAGTTCTACTGCTTGGCAGTGATGACCCTGGTGGCTGCAGCTTATACCATAGCTTTAAGATACACAAGGACATCAGACAAAGAACTCTACTTTTCAACCACAGCCGTGTGTATCACAGAAGTTATAAAGTTACTGCTAAGTGTGGGAATTTTAGCTAA agaaGCTGGTAGTCTGGGTAGATTCAAggcatctttaaaagaaaatgtcttggGGAGCCCCAAGGAACTGATGAAGTTAAGTGTACCATCATTAGTGTATGCTGTTCAGAACAATATGGCTTTCCTAGCTCTTAGCAATCTGGATGCAGCAGTATACCAG gTGACCTATCAATTGAAGATTCCCTGCACTGCTTTATGTACTGTTTTAATGTTAAACCGGACACTCAGCAAATTACAGTGGATTTCAGTTTTTATGCTGTGTGGTGGAGTCATACTTGTACAGTGGAAGCCAGCCCAAGCTACAAAAGTTGTG GTGGAACAGAATCCATTGTTAGGGTTTGGCGCTATAGCTGTTGCTGTATTGTGCTCAGGATTTGCAG gagtgtattttgaaaaagttttaaagagTTCAGATACTTCCCTTTGGGTGAGAAACATTCAAATGTATCTCTCAGGGATTGTTGTGACATTAGTTGGCGTCTACTTGTCAGATGGAgctgaaattaatgaaaaaggATTTTTCTATGGTTACACATATTATGTATGGTTTGTCATCT TTCTTGCAAGTGTTGGAGGCCTCTACACTTCCGTTGTGGTCAAGTACACAGACAACATCATGAAGGGTTTTTCTGCGGCAGCAGCCATTGTCCTTTCTACCTTTGCTTCAGTGATGCTGTTTGGGTTACAGATAA cactcaCCTTTGCTCTGGGCACTCTTCTTGTATGTGTTTCTATATATCTGTATGGATTACCCAGACAAGACACTACATCCATCCAACAAGGAGAAATAGCTTCAAAAGAGAGAGTTGGTGGTGTATGA